The Gossypium arboreum isolate Shixiya-1 chromosome 4, ASM2569848v2, whole genome shotgun sequence DNA segment tcaacagttaaaataagtaatacttatcttagtaacacatattaacaccatcaaaaataattaagcggccttattacatttaaaaacctaaaacttcaaacgtaaaaaaaatgatgtccagttcaccgaaaaaatcaaactttcgagcgggtggccatccaattccctcatgactccaagcccactatggttggggattacctacgtggatgaaaataaaaggggtgagtttggggaaactcagtgtgtaaggaaaacccattcaaagcccaagtcagcgcaagcctattgggcctaagcccattcaggtaacagtggtactggaccagagccttttttagattacaataaactaggccttaaccccttattcagataacagtatggcccataggcccatttcaaaatacatgcaacatcaagaaacatatgcaagcccatttggggagactactcaacccaccaaccactacactccaccgtaccaccatacactccatgtggggaatagctcaacccacccatttaacactccacagcttgcaccttctttgctcgattatcaaagaattgaggcaaagcctccaagacgtggacaagccactttcaagacttcctccgtcaatatcccaatcccatgcatcagataataacaacatggcatgcagtaaataacaacagtcaaacatgcatttaggtcaatttaaccctaaagatatttcgataatttatctactaggggtaaaactgtaaatttttcacttttaaaggtatttcagtaatttatctatgttagggtttttcatgcatattcttacctttcacttactacagaatcacgtaccgagggttcttaccgaattgggcccgttggcccatcattctaattttagcccattaagcccaaaaatatcgagggcacataaatcatgcactttgcagtccaaattttgcagcttaccaaaaacattaatcgatttacctcacgagcattcgcacactcacaaatctacaaaataccagttttctgcatttcggcttttcgacttttgctgatccagactaagaaaaagggtgttagttacacacctgtttgcgacgatatgctgacgagatccacacacgaaccgcctacaattggattactaacacgttaatctaactattcaaatacaaactacatattaaccccttataatattcggccaaccacacctacagatcatagtaagcttataagaaatcaataagcaagtcattaacaaatttttgtcaatgtttaccacataatcataatttcactgcaagctgtattcctgagcaacagtcactaaatcatttataactggagctacgaaaattcaaatcaagtgccgttaattttccctgaaaatagactcatataccttctttccataaaattttcagaatttttggtttagccaatcaataccagatttttctcaaagtttcgcatgtttcactgtttgaataatctgaccactcttcattacgaatcaaatttctcattgtacagaattcaaaatatgttctcgtttattccatttgaaaatagactcattaagctttaattacataatttatgcagcttctaactcatctcccacaatttatggtgattttccaaattcacgttactgctgctgtcctaaacagatttattaccaaatcactctttcacacataacttgcatgcttgttatttaaacatgtatatcaccaatcaatcatcacatatctatgattttacttaagtataatctctatttcatcattttaaagcacaacatgttagccgatttttccccttagcatctaaggcacatgcatgctcatttgtttggctcaacttcacctatcttccatttttcatcaaaagaacatgaaacaacaactatttccttcattttaattcatgactaaatgctcacaacacaactaaaaaccaaaatatgcttcaagagttaaggtagaatcaataagaactcatgaacctcaaaatagaagcaaggtaccaaaaacttaccttcaattttcttccccaagtgaccgaacattcaagagctttctcctctcctttctcttctctaactttaggctatgatgaacaaaaatggacaaaactttgttcttttcaccccctttttttaataaaatttcatatttcatccatttaattctttaatacaaaagatatgaaatgcccatcatggaacatttacctaacccattatcatggaacatttacctaacccattatcatggaatatttacctaatccattatcatggaacatttacctaacccattatcaatttgtaccatgaattatggatatcaagtgctcatattgtctacaacaacatgatggctggccacttcatgtaaaatgggaggtttgtcatgcaaatcctcctatttatttggccacttcaatttagcctatagcattttcaaacattttcacataggtcctatttcataatttcactcatcaatgacaaaattaaagcatgaaattttgccaacattcacagaattcccgaaaattggggcgttacaactctaccctccttaaagaaatttcatcctcgaaattttcctgatctaactagttgagggtattgttgacgcatagtctcttctgattcccaagtagtttcttcccttccatgattacgccaaagtactttcactaacggatgatttccttcgagaaccttaacatctcgagccaatatttgcacagctcctcctcaaaggtcaaatcaccgAACTTCAATTTCTGAATCGGCAGGACATGAGCAGgtcgaacgataacgccttaacatggagacgtgaaaacatcatgaatctgtctaactcgaggcaattccaattgataagccactgggcctactcgcttcaaaacccgataagacCCAATGAACCGCGGGCTCAattgcccttcttaccgaaccttaatatcttcttccaaggagaaacctttaagaatactatatcacctactgagtactcaatctccttacgcttcaaatctgcatacgacttttgccaatcagatgcttcttttaactggtccctaattattctgaccttatcctcagtatccgctaccaactctggtccaagaaattgtcgctcacccaactctgtccaacacgtaggtgtacgacaccttcgtccatacagtgcttcatacggtgccattcgaatactcgcctggtaactattattgtacgcaaattctgccaacggcaagtaatcctcccaactacctcgaaagtcaatcacgcatcccctcaacatgtcctccagaatctgaataaccctctctgactgaccatcagtttggggatggaaagccgtactaaagttcaattgcgtccccaacgcctcatgcaacttttaccaaaaccgagatgtaaatttgagatcccgatcagaaataattgaaactgagactccatgaagtcgcacaatctccgccacatacaacttggctaacttttgaagtgaaaagtcagtacgaacaggtctgaaatgggccgatttggtcaacctatccacaatcacccacaccgagtttTTCTTTTATGGTGTCAAGGGCAGcctactcacaaagtccatggttaccctctcccacttccaaagtggtatcttcactgactgtaacagtccagagggtaattgatgctcagctttcacttgctagcATGTCGACATTTCCTACAAACTCACATTTTCGCTTAAGTCCGTGCCACCAAGACAATTCTtgtaagtcgtgatacaacttgttccctctagggtgcatggcacaaagtcctccatgagcttccttcaatattgtctgcctcaaatcagagtccttcggaacacaaattcttcctcgaaaacacagaactccttcgccatttaacaCAAACTCAGAAGtctccccttccttaacttgttgaaaacgagcaaccaaagactcatcttccaactgcttttccttaatctggtccacccaggttggcctcacttgcaactcagccaacagacttccatcatcatacagactcagacgagcaaacattgctctcagatcagatacagctctacgacttagagcatcgactaccacattagccttgcttaggtgatactcgatcgaatagtcataatccttaagcaactcaatccatctcctttgcctaaggttcagctccttctgagtcaacaaatacttaagactcttatgatcggtgtatataatacacctttctccgcacaagtaatgtctccaaatcttaagtgcaaatatcatcgccgccaactctaaatcatgagtcgaatagtttcctcatgaggcttaagctatcgtgatgcatatgcaaccaccttaccctcttgcattaacacgcagcccaaacccacgtgtgatgcgtcatctttgtacacactaaaatccttcccaaACTCCTTTGAATTAACACAGATGCTTCAatgtaactttcttcaacttctcaaaagcttcctcgccgctttagtccatacaaacaagattctttccttatgagttttgtcaggggtgctgccatcacagaaaaatcttccacaaaccttctgtagtatcctgccagtcctaggaaactctgtattttcgacactgacctaggcggcgtccactccaaaatcacttcaatttttcgagggttcaccttaatcccctcagcagagaccacatgccctaagaaggttacctccctcagccaaaattcacacttgctgaacttcgcaaagagttccttcttccttaacacttgcagcattatacggagatgttcatcatgtttcgcttcattttcagaatataccagaatatcgtcaataaagacgactacgaactgatctaaaaatggttggaacacatgattcatcaaatccataaacgctgcaggagcgttcgtcagtccaaatgacataaccagaaactcgtaatgaccataccgagtcctgaatgctgtcttatagatatctgcctccttgacccttaactgatgatatccagatcgaaggtcgatcttggaaaatacagaagttcctctaagctggtcgaatagatcgccaatccttggcagtggatacttattcttaatcgtcagtttgttcaactggcgataatcaatgcacatctgcatcgtaccatccttctttttcacgaatagcactggtgctccccatggagacacgcttggcctaataaagcccctatccaacaacttttgaatttgaacatttaactctactaactccttcggtgccatcctatacggtgcgatagacacagacgccattccaggcaacaagtctattccaaactcaacttctcgattcggaggcaatcttggaagttcttccggaaaaacatcttggaactcatttatggtcctaaccttatccattgtcagtccctcctcttccgactgacttacaaataccaattaggcctcacaaactttccgaatccacttttcggctcttaatgtcgacactacattggacaaataatcccttctctcacctatcaccataacctcctcatcatttgtagttcttaacaccattcgtttagcaacacaatccagagtcgccttatgcttaacaagccaatccattcccagaatgaggtcaaactctccgaacggtaactccatcagatcttcaGGAAAAaccttaccttgagtttctaaggctacattcctatacagtttgtttaccctaatcgagtgacccaagagacttagtacagataccccactcacaatctcctcagagcagtccaaatcgtccataattcgttctgtggcctctaaccaatattctgccacattcggggctataccagacacgcccttaaagatctccgctccgttagcccgaagtcgttcagaaatataTCAGTTCTATGCGTTATTATTTAAAACCAAATCGATATAAACGTTTGTTCATTGCATCCAAAAACCAAATCGATATAAACGTCCAAACAAATTACATGAAATCAATACTATAGAATTTCATGAAAGTCGGTTCGGTGCATCCAAAACAAAGTATTAGAGAAAGCAGATTGGAAAGCGAATCGGCGCCGAGCTAGAGCTGCTTGCATTGGGCTGCAGACCATCCTTGGAGGAATCATGTCCGTTGGATGGatgatggtgatgatgatgatCATGTCCGTCGTCATCACTGTCGTCTTCGTCGAAGGCCTTTTCTTTATGGTAAATACAACATAtattggaactcttcttgttcaTGAATTCGTTGTCCACGGTGCCTTCTTTCCAC contains these protein-coding regions:
- the LOC108458995 gene encoding protein phosphatase 1 regulatory subunit INH3-like, with product MVRPTAIGTTNRSSSAMSSMTTTMTIENTSGVSSSSSQPQETLVLELRRRKKKVTWKEGTVDNEFMNKKSSNICCIYHKEKAFDEDDSDDDGHDHHHHHHPSNGHDSSKDGLQPNASSSSSAPIRFPICFL